The Corvus moneduloides isolate bCorMon1 chromosome 5, bCorMon1.pri, whole genome shotgun sequence genome includes a region encoding these proteins:
- the TMA16 gene encoding translation machinery-associated protein 16 isoform X2 yields the protein MPKLRKPQGGKQEKKVIHPYSRKAAQLAREVHKQEKKEKLKTDKALRLSIIGEKLQWFQSHLDPSKIEYTKKEAGELIENYMCRFNAELEQIELQNSIKGRQGRQHGSRETVIKQTIERERQLYEGYGIEIPDIMNRKHLKFFREWDGDLRKLPNIKMKKLSARDAACSHPEVIDEEAKEDLNEGEEVGPEEHQLIQELK from the exons ATG cCAAAGTTACGAAAACCTCAAGGAgggaagcaagagaaaaaagttaTCCATCCGTACAGCAGAAAAGCTGCACAGCTTGCAAGGGAAGTgcacaaacaggaaaagaaagaaaa GTTGAAGACTGACAAAGCTTTACGTTTAAGTATTATTG GAGAAAAACTGCAATGGTTTCAGAGTCACCTTGACCCCAGTAAAATCGAGTACACAAAGAAGGAAGCTGGCGAGCTAATTGAAAA ttacATGTGTCGATTCAATGCTGAATTGGAGCAGATTGAATTACAAAACAGTATTAAAGGCAGACAAGGAAGACAGCATGGTTCACGGGAAACTGTCATCAAGCAGACAATAGAACGTGAAAGACAACTCTATGAGGGCTATGGAATAG AAATCCCAGACATTATGAACAGAAAGCATCTTAAATTTTTCag AGAATGGGATGGTGATCTGAGGAAACTCCCaaacatcaaaatgaaaaagctcTCAGCTAGGGATGCTGCCTGCAGTCATCCTGAGGTGATAGatgaagaagcaaaagaagaCTTGAATGAAGGAGAAGAGGTGGGCCCTGAGGAGCACCAGCTGATTCAAGAGCTGAAATAG
- the TMA16 gene encoding translation machinery-associated protein 16 isoform X1, giving the protein MAICCDAGKPPCFKPKLRKPQGGKQEKKVIHPYSRKAAQLAREVHKQEKKEKLKTDKALRLSIIGEKLQWFQSHLDPSKIEYTKKEAGELIENYMCRFNAELEQIELQNSIKGRQGRQHGSRETVIKQTIERERQLYEGYGIEIPDIMNRKHLKFFREWDGDLRKLPNIKMKKLSARDAACSHPEVIDEEAKEDLNEGEEVGPEEHQLIQELK; this is encoded by the exons ATGGCTATTTGTTGTGATGCAGGAAAGCCCCCTTGCTTTAAG cCAAAGTTACGAAAACCTCAAGGAgggaagcaagagaaaaaagttaTCCATCCGTACAGCAGAAAAGCTGCACAGCTTGCAAGGGAAGTgcacaaacaggaaaagaaagaaaa GTTGAAGACTGACAAAGCTTTACGTTTAAGTATTATTG GAGAAAAACTGCAATGGTTTCAGAGTCACCTTGACCCCAGTAAAATCGAGTACACAAAGAAGGAAGCTGGCGAGCTAATTGAAAA ttacATGTGTCGATTCAATGCTGAATTGGAGCAGATTGAATTACAAAACAGTATTAAAGGCAGACAAGGAAGACAGCATGGTTCACGGGAAACTGTCATCAAGCAGACAATAGAACGTGAAAGACAACTCTATGAGGGCTATGGAATAG AAATCCCAGACATTATGAACAGAAAGCATCTTAAATTTTTCag AGAATGGGATGGTGATCTGAGGAAACTCCCaaacatcaaaatgaaaaagctcTCAGCTAGGGATGCTGCCTGCAGTCATCCTGAGGTGATAGatgaagaagcaaaagaagaCTTGAATGAAGGAGAAGAGGTGGGCCCTGAGGAGCACCAGCTGATTCAAGAGCTGAAATAG